CGCGATCGAAGTAGGCGTGCGGGATCCCCGCCTCCTCACCGTCGCCCGGCGCGAAGCTGCGCTCGTCGAACGGGATGCCCAGGCCGTAGCGCGCGTCCTTGATCGAGCCGAGCGTCAGGTAGACGCGCGCCTCCGGGCGCAGCACGCGGCGCAGTTCGGCGATCCCTGCGCGCAGCTTCGCGCTGGTGCCGTGAAGGTACGCGTGCGTCGAGAGCGCCGCGCCGTACGTCTCCCGCGCGCCCGGCAGCTGGGTGTACGGCGTCGCGTCCGGCACGGTGACGTTCGGGATCCCCGCTTCGACCAGGGCACGCACGTTGCGCCCCGAACCGGTGCCTACCTCGATGACCGGCCCGTCGAGCGCGCGCTCGCGCGCGTCCGCGATGAGGCGTTCGGTCAGCGGATGCGCGGTTTGGGCCGGCGATGATGACATGAGTGCGGTTTCTTTGGTGGTGGTCGTGGGCGGTGACCTGCTGGCGATGCGCGTCTGCGAAGAGCTGCTCGCCGCGCCGGGACAGCGCGTCACGCTGCTGTGGCGGCACGTTGAGGAACACGTTGAGAAACTGTGCAGCTTCGGCTGCGGCTACGTGGCCCGTGAGGCGGACGATTACGACGCGCTCACCGAAGCCGGCGTCGCCGAGGCGAGCGCGATCATGGTCCTCACCGAAGACGACCGGCTGAACCTGCAGGTCGCGCTCAAGGCGCGCGACCTCAACCCAACGATCAGGCTCGTGCTGCGTCAGTTCAACCGCACGCTGGGGCGCAAGATCGAGCAGAACCTGCGCGACTGCTCGGTGATCTCGGTCGCCGCCCACTCCGCGCCGGCGTTCGTCGGGCGCGCGCTGGATCCGTCGTGCTTCTACGCGCTCCAGTTTCCCGACCTCGACGGCGTGCAGCTCGGCTTCGCGCAGCGGCCGGCGGCCGAGTTCGGCGTCGCGGGGATCACCGTGCGCGCCGCGCAGCAGCACGTGTGCGGGCGCGTGCTGGCCGCCCGTGGCGCGGCCGAGCTCGCGTCCGACGCCGTGCTGCGCGGCGACGACGAGCTGATCGTCTTCGCACCCGTCGAGCGGCTCGAAGCGACGCGCTCCGCGGTGGTCCGCACGGCGCCCGTGCCGACGTTGCCCCCGCACGCGCCGCGCCCGCAGCCGGGCGTGCTGCGCCGGCTGCGCGAAACGATCGCCAGACAGCCGATCCTCAGCCGGTTCGTCGCCGCGGTGCTGGCGATCTTCGTGCTCGCGGTGGTCTACTTCGCGGTGACGATGCACTACGATCCGATCACGGCGTTCTACTTCGTCGCGACGACCTTCACCAGCACCGGGTACGGCGATCTTCATCCGGAGCGGGACCAGCCCGTGGCGATGCTGGTCTCGAACGCCGTGATGTTCACCGGTGTCGCCGCGATCGGCATCTTCATCGCCGTTGCGACCGCCGCGCTCACCCGCGCGCAGTTCAACGCGATGCAAGGTCTGCGCCGAATTCGAACCGCCGGCCACGTTCTCGTCGCGGGTTCGGGAAACGTGGGGACGCGCGTCATCGGCTACCTCCTCGATCTCGGCAAGCAGGTCGTCGTGATCGAGATGAAGCCGGATTCCGGCGTGATCGAGATGTCGCGCGCGCGGCGCATCGAGCTGTTGACCGGCGACGCGACGCGCGACACGACGCTCGACCTGTGCAACGTCGCCGCGGCGCGCGCGGTCGTCGCGGTGACGGACAGCGACACCGCCAACCTCGAGGTCGCGCTCGGCGCGCTGGCCCGCAACGCCGGCGTGCCGGTCGTCGTGCGCGTGCGGGACGAAGCGTTCGCCGGATCGATCGCGCGCCAGTTCGAGGCGATCGAGAGCTACTCGCCGGCGGCGCTCGCGGCGCCGGCGTTCGCGGTGCTGGCGCACTCGCCGGGGACCCGCGGCCGGATCGCCTTCGGCGAGGTCGCCTACGACCTCGTCGAGCGCGGCGCCACGGAGGGACCGCAGCCTCCTGCGGCGGAGGACTGCATCCCGCTCGGTGTGTGGCGGAACGAGGGGACGGGCAGGTTCGTCCCCGTCGACACGTTCCGGGAAGCGGAGCCGTTCGACCGGCTTCTCTTCCTCGCACCGCTCGGCCGCAGCGGGTCCGGACAACGAGGAGGAACAGTGCTCGAAGCGGGGACGGCCCTGCCGGACGTCGGCGCCAAAGACCAGGACGGAAACGACGTGCGGCTGCGGGACTTCAAAGGCCGCAAGCTGGTCGTGTACTTCTACCCGAAGGCCGACACCCCGGGCTGCACCGCCGAGTCGCAAGCGTTTCGCGACGCCAAGCGCGATCTCGACGCCGCCGGCGCCGCGATCGTCGGGGTCAGCCGCGACGACGTCGCCGCGCAGAAACGGTTCGCCGAGAAGTACGGTCTGAATTTTCCGCTTTTGGCCGATACAGAGTCTGTGATCTGTGACGCCTTCGGCGTGATCGTCGAGAAGAACATGTACGGCAAGAAGAGCGTCGGGATCCAGCGCTCGACCTTTCTCGCCGGCCCGGACGGCACGCTCGCGAAGGTGTGGCCGCGCGTTTCGGTCGAGGGCCACGACAAGGCCGTCCTCGAGGCAGTCCGATCCCTCTGACCGCGACGGCCAGGCTCATCGTCGCCGGCTCGAGCTCCTCGATCCCGCGCGCCGACCGCGCGTGCAGCTCCTATCTGGTCGACGACGGCGAGACGCCCGTCGTGCTCGACCTCGGCAGCGGCGCGTTCGCGAACCTGCGCCGCCACGCCGACTATGACCGGCTCGGCGCGGTGGTGATCAGCCACATGCACACCGACCACTTCATCGACTTGGTTCCGCTGCGCTACGCGCTGTGCTACGGCGCGCGCCGGCGCGCGAAGAAGCTGCCGGTGCACCTCCCGCCGGACGGGCTCGCGATCTTGCGCGCGATGGTCGGCGCGTTTCCGCGCGAGGTCGGCGACGACTTTCTCTCGGTCTTCGAGCTGCACGAGTACGACCCGTCGCGCCCGCTGGCGGTCGAAGGGACGACGCTGCGCTTCGCGCCCACCGCGCACTACATCCCGGCCTTCGCCGTGCGCTGGGAGCGCGACGGCGCGAGCGTGACGTACTCGGCCGACACCGCGCCCGATCCGCGCGTCGTCGCGCTGGCGCGCGGGAGCGACGTGTTCGTCTGCGAGGCGACGCTGCGCCGCGACCAGGTCGAGTCCGGGCAGCGCGGCCATTCCTCGGCCGCCGAAGCCGCCGCGATGGCGCGCGAGGCCGGCGTCCGCCGCTTAGTACTCACGCACTACGGCGAAGAATCCACCTCGCGCGACCTCGACGAAGCCGCGCGCGAGATCTTCGCCGGCGAGATCATCGTCGCCGACGACCACCGCAGCCTCGACCTCGCGAATTAATTTTGGCGAGGGCCGCCTTCGCCGCGCGGGAGCGCGAACTGGATCAACGAGCCGACCGGCGCCAAGCCGCGCGAGATCACCGCGTACGCGCTGACCTTCATGTTGAGCTCTTCGAGCCGCGCTTTGGCGGCCAGCAGGTCGCGCCCGCTGGTCACCACGTCCTCGAGCAGCAGGACGTGCTGGCCGGCCTGGATCGGCCCTTCGACGTACTCCTCCGCGAACGCGCCGTACTGCTTCGGCTGCTTGCGCACGACGATCATCGGCAGCCCGGTCATCTGCGAGACCGCGGTGGCGATGATCACCCCGCCCAGCTCCGTGCCGCCGATCAGGTCGGGGTTGATATCGGAGACGATCGGCGCGAACAGCCGCGCGATCCGCCGCAGCACGTGCGGGTCGGCGAACAACTTGAACTTGTCGATGTAGTAGTCGCTCCGCGCCCCGCCCGACATCAGGTAGTCGCCGCGCGTGAGCGCCCGCTCCATGATGACGTTCTTGAGCCAGCGGATCTCGGGGATCCGCGCGATCGGGCTGGACGAAGGCTCCTCGAACACGCCGCTCAGATCTCCCACTCGTAGGCGTTCCAGGACTCGTTGACCGGATTCGGTGCGAACCCTTTGAACTCGGGCGTGATCGCGTGCGCCTGGCGCGGATACCAGATGTAGTCCTCGGGAACGTCCCGCGCCAGCAGCGTCTGAATCTCCGCGTACGCCTTTTTCCGCGCCGGCTCGTCGTAGGTGGTGAGCGCGGCCTTCTGCGCCGGGTCCATCTCCGTCTTGTTGCAGTAGCGCGTGTAGTTCACGCCGTCGGGATGACTCGGCCGCGGGATCTGGTCGCACTCGTAGAGCGAGTGGTCGTCGGGGTCGACGCCGGCGATCCAACCGAACATCGCGAGGTCGAACTTGCCGTTCGTCATGATCCCGCCTTGGCCGTACGTGGCGAAGAAGAGGTTGGCGGGATACGTCTTGATCTCGGCAGCGATGCCGGCTTCCTTGAGCATCGCCTGCACTTGGACCGCCGCGAGCCGGCGGGTGACGTTCTCGACGTTGTACGCGAGCTGCAGCGAGAGCGGCTGGCCGTTCTTCTGGGCCATTCCGTTGGGTCCGGGCGTCCAGCCGGCCTCGGCGAGCAGCGCCTTCGCCTTCGCGAGGTCGTGCGGGTACTTCATCACGTTCGGGTCGTACGCCCACATGAACGGCGGCTGGTCGGCCCAGGCGACGGTCGCGCTCCCGCCCGTGTTCTTGTCGACCAGCGACTGCTTGTCGACCGCGTATGCGATCGCGCGCCGGACGCGCAAGTCGTTCAGCGGCGGCCGCGAGGTGTTCATCGCGATGCCGAGCGTCTGCGGCTGGTCGTTCAGAACCGTCACGACCCCGGGCAGGTTCTTGAGCTCTTTGTAGAGCTGCGGCGAGGCCTCGAAGATCCAGTCGACGTCGTGCGAGCGCAGCGCGTTGAGCGAGGTGTTCTCGTCGGGAATCTCGCGCACGATGATCGTGCGCAGCTTCGGCTTGCCGCGGAAGTAGTCGTCGTTCGCCACCAGCTCGATGTGGTCGCCGCGGACCCAGCGCGCGACCTTGAACGGTCCCGTCCCGACCGGCTGCTGGTTGAACGGAATCTGGTTCAGGTTCGGGAACTTCGCGAGCAGGTGCTCGGGGATGATGCACACCGGGCTGTCGCTCTCCGCGAAGACCGTGTTGACGAACGGCGCGAACTTGTGCTTGAGGTGAAAGACGACCGTCGTGTCGTTCGGCGTGTCGACCGACTGGACGTCCTCGTAGCCGACGCGCTCGTTCACGTTGTTGGCGTTGTTCATCATCGCTTCCCAGGTGAACTTGACGTCCTTGCTGGTGAAGGCGACGCCGTCGTGCCATTTCACGCCGCCGTGCAGATGGTAGGTGATCGTCAGCCCGTCTTTGCTGATCCCGCCGTTCTGCTCGGTGGGGACGTCGGTCGCCAGATCGGGGACCGTCTGGTGCGTGCGGGGATCGTAGGTCAGCAGCGTGTCGAACGAGAGCCGGTTGATGAAGCCTTCGGTCGTGTTGGCGGAGAGGATCGGGTTCAGCGTGTTCGGCGAGCGTTGCGTCGCGACGCGCAGCTCGCCGGGGATGATCCCGTTCGCGGCGCTGGTGCTGCTCGCGGCCGTCTGATCGCCGACCTTCGTGCACGCGCCCACGGACAGCGCGCACGCCAGCGCGCCGAGCACGAGAATTCGCAAACCGGATCCCTCCTAGCGACGCCTGGTCGCCGTCTTTTTCGTGGTCTTCTTGGCGGCCGCCGACTTGCGGGCCGGCGCACTGCGCGCCGGTGCCGCCTTCTTCGCGGCCGCCTTCTTGGCTGGCGCGGCCTTCTTGGCGGTCGCGCGCGCCGGCGCCGGTTTCTTCGACGCCTTCTTGGCGGGCGCGGCCTTTCGGGCCGGCGCGGCTTTCTTCGCGGCCGTCCGAGCCGGCGCCGCCTTCTTGGCCGAAGGCTTCGCCGAAGCGGCCTTTTTGGCACCGGCCTTCGCCGGCCCGGCTTTCTTCGCCGGGCTCTTCGCGTGCGCAGCCGGCTTTGCCGGCGCGGCCTTCGCCTGCGCCGGCTTCGCGGGCGGCTTCGGCGACGCGGATTTCGCGGCCGGTTTCGCCGGCGCGGACTTTGCCGGCACGGGTTTGGCCGCCGCAGTCTTTGCCGCCACGGGCTTTGCCGCCGCTGGCTTTGCCACCGCCGGCTTCTCCGGCGCTTTGGCGGGCGCGGGCTCTACGGGCACGGCGGGTTCGGGCGCGTTCGGCGGCGCCGGCTCGGGCTCGTTCGTCGTCGTGGCTTCCGCGAGCTCGTTCGGCGGGGCGGCCTCGGCCGCGGAATGGTGCGCCTCTGCGACGGCGGGCGGCGCCGGCTCGGCGGGCGCCGGCGGCTCGGCAGGTGCAGCGGGGGGAGCGGGTTCGGGCGCCGCGGCGGCGGTCTCGGGGCGCGCGGGCGGCCGTTCGGGCGAGGTCTCGGGCGGGCGGGTCGCCTTCGACGCCGGCCGTGCCTTGCGAACCGGCTTCGCCGGCCGCGCCGGGGTCGGGGCGACCGGTTCGGCGGCCTTCGGCGGTTCGGGCTCGGGGACGGAAACCGGTTCCGGCTCGGGCTCGCGGACGATGCGCAGCGCGACGCGCCGCAGCGCGCCGGCGAGCGGAAAGACGATCTCGTTGATCTCGAGCTCGTCGAGCACGTTCAGCACGACGTCGAACGCGCCGCCCTGGTCTTTCGGCGAGTGCGCGTCGGAGCCGATCGCGATCCCGATCCCGCGCTCTTTCGCCTTGCGCAAGAAGCGCTTGTTGGCCTCGAGGTAGCGCGCCTTCTGCGCGGCGTCGTTCTCGCGGTACAGAAAGCGCGTGTTGAACTCGACCGCCATCCCGCGCGCCTCTGCCGCGTCGAGGACGCGGTTCTCGTACGCGTCGAGCGCCGCATCGTCGGGCCAGTGGCCGAACACCGCCGGCACGAAGAAGTGGCCGACGATGTGTCCGGGAAGCCGTTCGATCGCGTCGACGAGCAGGTTGACGTATTGCTCCCAGAGCTTCTCGGCGCCGACGGTCTCGAACAGCTCTTGGAACTCCGGGTTGTCGAACGGCCACGGCCAGTTCTCGCCCAGCGCCGGGTGGGTGATCGGGATGAAGTGCACAGAGCGGATTATCGCGTCGGGGCGCATCGCGTCGACGATGTTCTGCGCGTCCGGGCGCGAGCGCGGATCGTTGTCGACCTCGGCGCCGATCGAGTAGCGCATCCCGCGCTGCAAGCCCTGGCTCACCACCGCGGCGTGCCCGACGTCGACGCCGGCCGTCTCCGCCGCGCCGTACAGATCGCCGGCCTGCGCGAGCTTCAGCGCGCGCCGCACCAGATTCACCGCCGCCGGATCCTCGAACGTCAGATAGTTCATGTGGTCGGCGACCATCAGGAAGCGCGGGTAGCCGCGCCGGCACGCGTGGTAGAACCACAGGAAGAGCATCCGCGCGGTGAGCGGAAGCGGGCGTTCCTCGGCGTACGGCTTGTGCTCGCCTTTGGCGTGGCCGTGGGTGTCCGGAATGGCGTAGACGCGCAGGTCGCGCTCGTCGTTGTCGTTCAACGTTTGATTCCGCGCGGGATCCACACCGGGTCGGGACTGCGGCGCGGCGGTTGCGCCGGCTGCGCCTGCAGCCACACGCCGGTCGACTCGATCGCGCTCTCGACGCCGCGCCGCATCAGCTCGAGCGTCATCGACGGCGTGCGCTCCGCGCCGAGCTGCACGGCTTGCGCGGGCAGCGCCGGCACGTGGATGAAGCCGGCCGGAACCCGCGGCGCGGCGTTCTCGGTCAGCGCGAGCGCTTCGTACAGCCACTGATTGCACACGTACGTGCCGGCGCTGTCGGAGACGTAGCCCGGAACGCCGAGCGCCGACCACGCGGCCGTGATCTCCGCCAGCGGAAGGGTCGCGAGCCGCCCGTCGGGGCCGCCGGGATGAACCGGTTCGTTCTTGCAGAGAATCCCGGCCGAATCAGGCGTCGTGAAGTCGCGCACGTTCACGCCGATGCGCTCGACGGCGAGCGCGCAGCGGCCCGGTGCGTAGCCGAGGCCGATCACGAACTCGGGGCGCTCCTCGCGGAGCGCGGCGTCGATGCGGTCGCGCAGCGTGCGCGTCTCGACCGGAAAGATGCGGATCGTCACCAGCGCCCCGCCGACGATGCGGCCTTCGAAGCTGCGCACGACCAGCTCGCTGGGGTTCACGGGGTGGGGTCCGAACGGCTCGAACCCGGTCAGCAGGACGTGCCGGGACACGAACCGCGGCTTTTCTGCGAAGAACGCGCCGCACCTCTGGCTTCGGCCTGCGGCCGAACCCGACGCCCTGCGGGCGCATCTACAAGGCTGGCGTGTCGCGAGCGTGCTGACAAAAAAAGCCGCCCCCGGACGGGGCGGCGGACAAGGTTGGTTCGGTTTTCCGGAAGCGCGGACTTACGTCCGACGACCTCCGATCATCGTGAGACTGTGTTTGGGACTGTCGCTAGTAACGATGACCACCTCCTCTTGTCCGCCTGTTAGCCTTCGTTGGTCTGTAATCTGAAGGGTCCGCGGACGTATCGTGCGCGTCGCTTTCAGCGGCGAGCGTGATATCCCTCCAACTCCAGGATACGCGCCTTGACCTCGACGCCGTAGGCGTATTGGTGCAGCGCGCCGGTCGAGTCGACCACGCGGTGGCACGGATAGAGCAGCGGGACGGGATTGCGCGCCATCGCGCGGCCGACGGCGCGCGCCGCGGTCGGCTGGCCGAGCTTCTGGGCGATCCATCCGTACGTTCGCACTTCGCCCGGCGGGATCGTCGCGGCCGCGCGCAGCGCCGACTGCTCGAACGGCGTCAGCTCGCTGATGTCGACCTTGGCGAGGTCGGGCTGGTGCGTGCGAAAGAACGCGCTGACGGTCTCGGTGACCCACTGCGGGGCTTGCGAGGGGATCAGGCCGCGGCCGAGCCGGCGCTGCAGCTTGGCGAGCACGGCTTCGTCGCCTTCGCCGCGGTCGAGCGCCACCGCGGTGATCCCGCTGTGGCGGAACGCCACGTAGAGCTTGCCGATCGGCGAGTCGACGCGCGTGATCGAGTCGGGCGCGACGATCTTCACCGTCGCCTTGATGTGGTCGAGGATCTTCGGCACGAGCGACTGCGGCGGATCGACCGGCGGGAGACACGTCAGGCAGTACGCGATCCCTTCGTTCTCACGGTAGATCTCCTGGCACTCGGGACAGCCGCGCAGGTGGGCGAGCACGTGCTCGCGCTGTGGTTCGACACCCTCGCGCATCTCGTCCCAAAGACGTTCGACGTCGCAGCAGCGCATGGGGATTACTCCTCTTCCTCGGCGGTCGCCGGGCGATCGGGTGGGACGATTCGTCCGACCTGGGGGCCGAGGATGCGGCGCAGGATTCGCACGGCGCGGTGGACGTGCGACTTGACCGTGCCGATCGGCTGGTTCAGGATCTCGGCGATCTCGGGGTGGCTGCGCCCTTCGATGAACCGCAGCGTCGCGGCGGCGCGCAGGTGCATCGGAAGCTGGAGGAGCGCCTGCTCCACCAGCACCATGTCGGCCGCGCGGTCGACGATCTGCTCGGGCTGGTCAGGGCCTTCCTGGGTCTCGTTGAGGAGCGCGTCGGGATCGGCCAGCGCGTCGAGCGCGACGTTCGTCGGCCGCTTCGAGCGCAGGCGGTTGCGCGTGACGTTCAGCGTGATCGTGTAGAGCCAGGGCTGCAGGCGCAGCTCGGCGCGCTGCTGCGGGTCCATCTTGGCCAGGGCCCGGTAGGCGCGCACGAAGGCGTCCTGCACGATCTCCTCGGCGTCCTCGCGATTGCCGGTCATGCGGAGCGCGAAGCCGTAGAGACGGCGCTGGTAGTCGTCGACGATCGACTCGAACGTCTCGGGTCCCGGAACAGGGTGCGACACCGTCGCCGGTGCGGTCACGCGGTAGTGCTCTCCGATGATCGGTGCTGCGAGCGCACTCATCAGGGTAGTCAACCGGACCCGTCCGAGCGCCGGTTGCGCGGTTTCCGTACAGCTTTCGTCTTTCCCTCAGGGATGCGGAGCGCAGCGAAGCGAGCACCGCGAAGGATTCGGCGGAGCCGAATCCACTTAGGTGCGCTGGGGGGCGGGGCTGATGCGAGCCGCCTCGGTTGCCTCCCGGCCGGTCGCCGGGCGGATCGAGCGCGAATAGACGATCGAGACGGGCGAGCGGTGG
This portion of the Candidatus Eremiobacterota bacterium genome encodes:
- a CDS encoding class I SAM-dependent methyltransferase, giving the protein MSSSPAQTAHPLTERLIADARERALDGPVIEVGTGSGRNVRALVEAGIPNVTVPDATPYTQLPGARETYGAALSTHAYLHGTSAKLRAGIAELRRVLRPEARVYLTLGSIKDARYGLGIPFDERSFAPGDGEEAGIPHAYFDRDGALELLFGFEIESLEEAEVDEIVGRWAHATDEISGRVHWFVVARRK
- a CDS encoding redoxin domain-containing protein; translated protein: MSAVSLVVVVGGDLLAMRVCEELLAAPGQRVTLLWRHVEEHVEKLCSFGCGYVAREADDYDALTEAGVAEASAIMVLTEDDRLNLQVALKARDLNPTIRLVLRQFNRTLGRKIEQNLRDCSVISVAAHSAPAFVGRALDPSCFYALQFPDLDGVQLGFAQRPAAEFGVAGITVRAAQQHVCGRVLAARGAAELASDAVLRGDDELIVFAPVERLEATRSAVVRTAPVPTLPPHAPRPQPGVLRRLRETIARQPILSRFVAAVLAIFVLAVVYFAVTMHYDPITAFYFVATTFTSTGYGDLHPERDQPVAMLVSNAVMFTGVAAIGIFIAVATAALTRAQFNAMQGLRRIRTAGHVLVAGSGNVGTRVIGYLLDLGKQVVVIEMKPDSGVIEMSRARRIELLTGDATRDTTLDLCNVAAARAVVAVTDSDTANLEVALGALARNAGVPVVVRVRDEAFAGSIARQFEAIESYSPAALAAPAFAVLAHSPGTRGRIAFGEVAYDLVERGATEGPQPPAAEDCIPLGVWRNEGTGRFVPVDTFREAEPFDRLLFLAPLGRSGSGQRGGTVLEAGTALPDVGAKDQDGNDVRLRDFKGRKLVVYFYPKADTPGCTAESQAFRDAKRDLDAAGAAIVGVSRDDVAAQKRFAEKYGLNFPLLADTESVICDAFGVIVEKNMYGKKSVGIQRSTFLAGPDGTLAKVWPRVSVEGHDKAVLEAVRSL
- a CDS encoding MBL fold metallo-hydrolase; the protein is MLDLGSGAFANLRRHADYDRLGAVVISHMHTDHFIDLVPLRYALCYGARRRAKKLPVHLPPDGLAILRAMVGAFPREVGDDFLSVFELHEYDPSRPLAVEGTTLRFAPTAHYIPAFAVRWERDGASVTYSADTAPDPRVVALARGSDVFVCEATLRRDQVESGQRGHSSAAEAAAMAREAGVRRLVLTHYGEESTSRDLDEAAREIFAGEIIVADDHRSLDLAN
- a CDS encoding orotate phosphoribosyltransferase (catalyzes the formation of orotidine monophosphate from 5-phosphoribosyl-1-pyrophosphate and orotate): MGDLSGVFEEPSSSPIARIPEIRWLKNVIMERALTRGDYLMSGGARSDYYIDKFKLFADPHVLRRIARLFAPIVSDINPDLIGGTELGGVIIATAVSQMTGLPMIVVRKQPKQYGAFAEEYVEGPIQAGQHVLLLEDVVTSGRDLLAAKARLEELNMKVSAYAVISRGLAPVGSLIQFALPRGEGGPRQN
- a CDS encoding peptide ABC transporter substrate-binding protein, with the protein product MRILVLGALACALSVGACTKVGDQTAASSTSAANGIIPGELRVATQRSPNTLNPILSANTTEGFINRLSFDTLLTYDPRTHQTVPDLATDVPTEQNGGISKDGLTITYHLHGGVKWHDGVAFTSKDVKFTWEAMMNNANNVNERVGYEDVQSVDTPNDTTVVFHLKHKFAPFVNTVFAESDSPVCIIPEHLLAKFPNLNQIPFNQQPVGTGPFKVARWVRGDHIELVANDDYFRGKPKLRTIIVREIPDENTSLNALRSHDVDWIFEASPQLYKELKNLPGVVTVLNDQPQTLGIAMNTSRPPLNDLRVRRAIAYAVDKQSLVDKNTGGSATVAWADQPPFMWAYDPNVMKYPHDLAKAKALLAEAGWTPGPNGMAQKNGQPLSLQLAYNVENVTRRLAAVQVQAMLKEAGIAAEIKTYPANLFFATYGQGGIMTNGKFDLAMFGWIAGVDPDDHSLYECDQIPRPSHPDGVNYTRYCNKTEMDPAQKAALTTYDEPARKKAYAEIQTLLARDVPEDYIWYPRQAHAITPEFKGFAPNPVNESWNAYEWEI
- a CDS encoding pyrrolidone-carboxylate peptidase (catalyzes the removal of 5-oxoproline from various penultimate amino acid residues except L-proline), translated to MSRHVLLTGFEPFGPHPVNPSELVVRSFEGRIVGGALVTIRIFPVETRTLRDRIDAALREERPEFVIGLGYAPGRCALAVERIGVNVRDFTTPDSAGILCKNEPVHPGGPDGRLATLPLAEITAAWSALGVPGYVSDSAGTYVCNQWLYEALALTENAAPRVPAGFIHVPALPAQAVQLGAERTPSMTLELMRRGVESAIESTGVWLQAQPAQPPRRSPDPVWIPRGIKR
- a CDS encoding methylated-DNA--[protein]-cysteine S-methyltransferase encodes the protein MRCCDVERLWDEMREGVEPQREHVLAHLRGCPECQEIYRENEGIAYCLTCLPPVDPPQSLVPKILDHIKATVKIVAPDSITRVDSPIGKLYVAFRHSGITAVALDRGEGDEAVLAKLQRRLGRGLIPSQAPQWVTETVSAFFRTHQPDLAKVDISELTPFEQSALRAAATIPPGEVRTYGWIAQKLGQPTAARAVGRAMARNPVPLLYPCHRVVDSTGALHQYAYGVEVKARILELEGYHARR
- a CDS encoding sigma-70 family RNA polymerase sigma factor, producing MTTLMSALAAPIIGEHYRVTAPATVSHPVPGPETFESIVDDYQRRLYGFALRMTGNREDAEEIVQDAFVRAYRALAKMDPQQRAELRLQPWLYTITLNVTRNRLRSKRPTNVALDALADPDALLNETQEGPDQPEQIVDRAADMVLVEQALLQLPMHLRAAATLRFIEGRSHPEIAEILNQPIGTVKSHVHRAVRILRRILGPQVGRIVPPDRPATAEEEE